Genomic segment of Arachis stenosperma cultivar V10309 chromosome 4, arast.V10309.gnm1.PFL2, whole genome shotgun sequence:
GGAGTTTACTGCTTTCCACAGCCATGACAGGCAAAAATGGATTTTGATACAGTATAGTGTCTCTATCagaggttgataaaccaaaCTGAGACTTATCATCAGGTTTAACTGGCTGTATTGGTTGCAATGATGCATGAGTTGCTTCTATTTCTTCCCTCTGTGAAACTAGGGAAGAATGTTGAACCTTGCTCGTTCTCCACTGCATTGGTGGTAAAGGGGGCATAGGAGGTACCTCCTCCTGATTATTGGTTAACTCCGGAATCAGGGGATGCAATGAATGCATGACATGCTTGGTGGGACTGGTCTCCTGCAAAAATGACTTAGACGAGAAATCAAATGATGACTGTTCATCTGGATGGATTCTTAGTTGTTCCAACTGACTTGAAGATTGGTGATGAAATTGAAATTTCTCAAGGGCATGGTATCCATCATTTCTGAGCTGAACTTCTGCATCCCGTTGATTAACCGGTGATTCCACGATCAGCTCTGAATGTGTTTCTGGCTTCAGCTGGTTAAAGGAAGGTGATGACAAACTCTCTTTGTTGTTCTGTACATCATTCTGAGAAAGACATACAGATTCTGACCTCTCAGAGTCTAGCTCTGAACTTGAGTCCACCACTTTCATTTCACTGACAGCAGAAAGATTTTGAATTCTCTCCTCTTGGATATTGTTACATATTTCAGAATGACATGGATCACAGGGTACAGATCTGTTCGGATTTGACTGTATGTCAGCAGAACCAATTTCAAGTTGATCCACCACCCTTGGGGCCACTAAGGCTGTCAAATATTTCTGAGGAACTACCTCATTGACTTCCATCTCTTTCTCATGAGAATCTGCAAATGTAGATTCTTCCAAAtctgtaagccttttagctggAGAAGATATGATGTCTGAAGGCGATTCCAATTTATTTACCCTCTTCTCTGAATTCAATCCTACATAAACTTTTGTCAAATCGGCCTCATTGTATTTTATTTCATTCCGATGGGAACTAAAAGAACTCAAATCTGAAGCATTCCTTGATGGGGAAGAAACAAAACCTGAGGACAGAGAATTAAAAGTACTTGCACCATTTTCAGCACTATCAACCAAATGAAGAGCAGAAAAAGCCTGATCTGAATGAACCTTTTCAGTGGACATGTCATTTACAAAGACAAGATTGTCCTGCTTATTGTTATCAAGGGAAGACAGATATTTAATATGAACATCATCTTCAACTTTGGATCCACCTTTTTCATCAGCAAGCAGCATCCTTTGTATGTCTTCAAAAGTTGATTGCTGCTCAGAACAGAAAACTTCAGATTCTGCTGAATGTGGCTCATCCGGTTGATTTAGAGTAAAATCCGATAGTTCCTCTGTAATGTTACTTATTTGTGGAGTCTCCAAAGCAGGAGACAAATCCTCCGAGATGTGTTGGATTTCATTTACACCATTCTCAGAATTAAAGTCTCGGCCACCAAGTGCCAACTTGGTACCCAAATTCAAGTCTGCTTTCATGGATGGGAAAATTGGATTCTCTCCTTGAAAACCCATATCACCGGAATCCGAAATTGCAGAAGAGTATTTATTAGCAGATTCTTCCTGCAATACTGTTATTGCAGAATGATTACCATATTCATCTTCCTGTGCCAAGTTCAAATCATTAAAAACTTCTAAAGCATTGGAACTAACACATGGATCACAAACATCCAAGCTATCCAGAGATTTGTTATTGGAAGAAACAATAGAGCAAGCATCATCTTTCATCACAGATTCAACAAGTGACTTCCTGTCTTCATCATCTTCTAAGCTTTGATGAGTTTCAACAGGGCCAGATTGTGTTTCACCAGATTGAGTCCTTATAGGGAGGCACATTGAGGAGAGGGGCCCAGGATCTAAAGATAACAATGAATGTCCTGAATCCATTAGACATGAAACAGAAGCAGCTGGTCCAAAACCAGAGATATCTTCTCCATAAACATGTCCTTTGTCATGCGTGACAAACCCACCACAATGAGTACTTTGCAACTCAACATTTTGGTCAAGCTGGTTGGATGGCATATATTCAATCTCTGATATGGAGGAGTTTCCAATAGATTGAGAATCTGAAAACGGAGTTTGCAGTTGGGTGCGTTCAGCAATTCTGACTCTTCTGGATGATCTGCTATCATCTGATGCATTGGAGCTTCGTGTTGATTGAGAATCTGACAGCTGAGCTTGCACTTCGGTACGTTCATCATTTCGATCTTGATCAACTGAATCAATTTCTTCAGATGTCAAGGAGTCCCCAAATGATTGAGAATCTGAAAATTGAGCTTGCAGTTGATGTTCTTCTTTGCCATTTGAATCACTTGTCTTTTGAATATGGAATAAGCTTTTCTTTGGTCTACACTCAATTTCTGTTTCCAGTTCTTCGATGGAAGCTAAGGCATCCATGTAATCATCAACCTCGCTAGTCACGTCATCAGAATGGTAACCATCCAAGATGCATTCTCTGTTCTTTTGTTCAACTACCAATTGTCTCTCATCAGGTACCTTGGGATGATTTAAAGGCGTTTTATGTGTCACGCCTCCTAAGACATCTTCATGCACTTGCACAAAATCTCCATTCCTCACCCTATCAATTTCAGAGTATGGTTTCAGTTCTAATTCCTGCTCATTGAGTGGTGATGATCTTTTGCTTTCATATCCTGGTGACCTTTTCACAGAGCTAAGACTACTGATTTCAAGTACTGTAATCCCATTGTCATCAGCATCAAACATTGATTTCAGTGGGTGTGGAGTGATTGAGGCTTCACAAACCATTTTATGATCTGGTGAGGAATTCTCAAAAATCTTCTCCATGTAACTTTTCCCAGTCTT
This window contains:
- the LOC130976789 gene encoding protein SCAR2 isoform X1; the protein is MPISRFHIRTEHSLADPELHRAADKDDPEALLEAVAMAGLVGVLRQLGDLAQFAAEIFHDLHEEVMATAARGHSLISRVQQLEAEVPALEKAFLSQTHHHSFFTNGGIEWHPNLQSEQNLVTRGDLPRFIMDSYEECRAPPRLFLLDKFDVAGAGACLKRYTDPSFFKVESSVRTVEVHREKRIRKVKQKKVSQSRNGTKPEVVSSHAKLHQLFLEERIENACNDPARLVKLKKKQLNGSAVDSKTGKSYMEKIFENSSPDHKMVCEASITPHPLKSMFDADDNGITVLEISSLSSVKRSPGYESKRSSPLNEQELELKPYSEIDRVRNGDFVQVHEDVLGGVTHKTPLNHPKVPDERQLVVEQKNRECILDGYHSDDVTSEVDDYMDALASIEELETEIECRPKKSLFHIQKTSDSNGKEEHQLQAQFSDSQSFGDSLTSEEIDSVDQDRNDERTEVQAQLSDSQSTRSSNASDDSRSSRRVRIAERTQLQTPFSDSQSIGNSSISEIEYMPSNQLDQNVELQSTHCGGFVTHDKGHVYGEDISGFGPAASVSCLMDSGHSLLSLDPGPLSSMCLPIRTQSGETQSGPVETHQSLEDDEDRKSLVESVMKDDACSIVSSNNKSLDSLDVCDPCVSSNALEVFNDLNLAQEDEYGNHSAITVLQEESANKYSSAISDSGDMGFQGENPIFPSMKADLNLGTKLALGGRDFNSENGVNEIQHISEDLSPALETPQISNITEELSDFTLNQPDEPHSAESEVFCSEQQSTFEDIQRMLLADEKGGSKVEDDVHIKYLSSLDNNKQDNLVFVNDMSTEKVHSDQAFSALHLVDSAENGASTFNSLSSGFVSSPSRNASDLSSFSSHRNEIKYNEADLTKVYVGLNSEKRVNKLESPSDIISSPAKRLTDLEESTFADSHEKEMEVNEVVPQKYLTALVAPRVVDQLEIGSADIQSNPNRSVPCDPCHSEICNNIQEERIQNLSAVSEMKVVDSSSELDSERSESVCLSQNDVQNNKESLSSPSFNQLKPETHSELIVESPVNQRDAEVQLRNDGYHALEKFQFHHQSSSQLEQLRIHPDEQSSFDFSSKSFLQETSPTKHVMHSLHPLIPELTNNQEEVPPMPPLPPMQWRTSKVQHSSLVSQREEIEATHASLQPIQPVKPDDKSQFGLSTSDRDTILYQNPFLPVMAVESSKLQRSPGFLAGLPEHSVAIPLQFPIMINKSNSQYSYLVMEKSQHQNSFLTLPVVSTSRPPHGYVIASEGETVQSASPCTSIPPSERCVSGSYPISPQDKPSASSSELTERTSLEVKDESGESHLMPPTELAASGNDLTSAREHITPRQLTEETSSLEVKTFEQSSIYSERKQGDPSISPMAPPGIEVGQPNDSLLPSKGGTASPLDKSSRTPEFDNKMPNGKPKNKIVRPESPIIDIVAALDRSKLRKVSERIIPPKPPKLDERDSLLEQIRSKSFNLRPAAATRPIMQGPKTNLRVAAILEKANSIRQALAGSDEDDDTDSWSDS
- the LOC130976789 gene encoding protein SCAR2 isoform X2, which encodes MPISRFHIRTEHSLADPELHRAADKDDPEALLEAVAMAGLVGVLRQLGDLAQFAAEIFHDLHEEVMATAARGHSLISRVQQLEAEVPALEKAFLSQTHHHSFFTNGGIEWHPNLQSEQNLVTRGDLPRFIMDSYEECRAPPRLFLLDKFDVAGAGACLKRYTDPSFFKVESSVRTVEVHREKRIRKVKKKVSQSRNGTKPEVVSSHAKLHQLFLEERIENACNDPARLVKLKKKQLNGSAVDSKTGKSYMEKIFENSSPDHKMVCEASITPHPLKSMFDADDNGITVLEISSLSSVKRSPGYESKRSSPLNEQELELKPYSEIDRVRNGDFVQVHEDVLGGVTHKTPLNHPKVPDERQLVVEQKNRECILDGYHSDDVTSEVDDYMDALASIEELETEIECRPKKSLFHIQKTSDSNGKEEHQLQAQFSDSQSFGDSLTSEEIDSVDQDRNDERTEVQAQLSDSQSTRSSNASDDSRSSRRVRIAERTQLQTPFSDSQSIGNSSISEIEYMPSNQLDQNVELQSTHCGGFVTHDKGHVYGEDISGFGPAASVSCLMDSGHSLLSLDPGPLSSMCLPIRTQSGETQSGPVETHQSLEDDEDRKSLVESVMKDDACSIVSSNNKSLDSLDVCDPCVSSNALEVFNDLNLAQEDEYGNHSAITVLQEESANKYSSAISDSGDMGFQGENPIFPSMKADLNLGTKLALGGRDFNSENGVNEIQHISEDLSPALETPQISNITEELSDFTLNQPDEPHSAESEVFCSEQQSTFEDIQRMLLADEKGGSKVEDDVHIKYLSSLDNNKQDNLVFVNDMSTEKVHSDQAFSALHLVDSAENGASTFNSLSSGFVSSPSRNASDLSSFSSHRNEIKYNEADLTKVYVGLNSEKRVNKLESPSDIISSPAKRLTDLEESTFADSHEKEMEVNEVVPQKYLTALVAPRVVDQLEIGSADIQSNPNRSVPCDPCHSEICNNIQEERIQNLSAVSEMKVVDSSSELDSERSESVCLSQNDVQNNKESLSSPSFNQLKPETHSELIVESPVNQRDAEVQLRNDGYHALEKFQFHHQSSSQLEQLRIHPDEQSSFDFSSKSFLQETSPTKHVMHSLHPLIPELTNNQEEVPPMPPLPPMQWRTSKVQHSSLVSQREEIEATHASLQPIQPVKPDDKSQFGLSTSDRDTILYQNPFLPVMAVESSKLQRSPGFLAGLPEHSVAIPLQFPIMINKSNSQYSYLVMEKSQHQNSFLTLPVVSTSRPPHGYVIASEGETVQSASPCTSIPPSERCVSGSYPISPQDKPSASSSELTERTSLEVKDESGESHLMPPTELAASGNDLTSAREHITPRQLTEETSSLEVKTFEQSSIYSERKQGDPSISPMAPPGIEVGQPNDSLLPSKGGTASPLDKSSRTPEFDNKMPNGKPKNKIVRPESPIIDIVAALDRSKLRKVSERIIPPKPPKLDERDSLLEQIRSKSFNLRPAAATRPIMQGPKTNLRVAAILEKANSIRQALAGSDEDDDTDSWSDS